One region of Bubalus kerabau isolate K-KA32 ecotype Philippines breed swamp buffalo chromosome 6, PCC_UOA_SB_1v2, whole genome shotgun sequence genomic DNA includes:
- the DPM3 gene encoding dolichol-phosphate mannosyltransferase subunit 3, producing the protein MTKLAQWLWALALLASTWAALTMGALGLELPSSCREVLWPLPAYLLVSAGCYALGTVGYRVATFHDCEDAARELQSQIQEARADLTRRGLRF; encoded by the coding sequence ATGACGAAATTAGCGCAGTGGCTGTGGGCGCTGGCGCTCCTGGCCTCCACCTGGGCGGCCCTGACCATGGGAGCCCTGGGCCTGGAGCTGCCTTCGTCTTGCCGGgaggtcctgtggccactgcccgCCTACTTGCTGGTATCTGCCGGCTGCTATGCCCTGGGCACCGTGGGCTACCGCGTCGCTACTTTTCACGACTGCGAGGACGCCGCCCGCGAGCTGCAGAGTCAGATCCAAGAGGCCAGAGCCGACTTGACCCGCAGGGGACTTCGCTTCTGA
- the SLC50A1 gene encoding LOW QUALITY PROTEIN: sugar transporter SWEET1 (The sequence of the model RefSeq protein was modified relative to this genomic sequence to represent the inferred CDS: deleted 1 base in 1 codon), which translates to MPGQTREALGRGPYGKRQREDPKRCAGSGQALGEAGPELVLDVLGVGQVPVQFPGGTAERAGAEPGARRGGAPASGAPDPASWPWARRAGSATRGGMEAGGLADSLLSGACVLFTLGMFSTGLSDLKHMRMTRSVDSVQFLPFLTTDVNNLSWLSYGALKGNWTLIVVNAVGAVLQTLYILVYLHYCHRKRAVLLQTTTLLGVLVLGFAYFWLLVPDPEMRLQHLGLFCSVFTISMYLSPLADLAKVIRTKSTQRLSFSLTIATLLTSASWTLYGFRLRDPYIVVPNLPGILTSFIRFWLFWKYPQEQDRNYQLLQTRGSSPDHWAPIIPTYYQRNLFQPLLLVSSTGAVVCGKGKENALRIRGLKKALVRRLDGTWEMNSLFFFFFQDFVFYFWRWGEIFRMCLKIKLFPTPAHQGSFYIQG; encoded by the exons ATGCCGGGACAAACGCGCGAAGCCTTAGGAAGGGGGCCTTACGGAAAACGGCAACGTGAAGACCCTAAACGCTGCGCAGGGTCGGGACAAGCCCTCGGAGAGGCGGGGCCTGAGCTCGTGCTTGACGTTCTAGGGGTGGGCCAGGTTCCGGTTCAGTTTCCGGGGGGGACCGCCGAGCGCGCAGGGGCGGAGCCAGGGGCGCGAAGGGGCGGGGCTCCGGCGTCTGGGGCTCCGGATCCTGCTAGCTGGCCCTGGGCGCGGAGAGCGGGATCTGCGACTCGGGGAGGGATGGAGGCGGGCGGATTGGCCGACTCGCTTCTTTCTGGAGCTTGCGTGCTCTTCACCCTCGGCATGTTCTCCACCGGCCT CTCGGACCTCAAGCACATGCGGATGACCCGGAGCGTGGACAGTGTCCAGTTCCTGCCCTTTCTCACCACGGATGTCAA CAACCTGAGCTGGCTGAGTTATGGGGCCTTGAAGGGAAACTGGACGCTAATCGTCGTCAACGCCGTGGGTGCTGTGCTTCAGACTCTGTATATCTTGGTGTATCTGCACTACTGCCATCGGAAG CGTGCCGTGCTCCTTCAGACTACAACCCTGCTGGGGGTCCTTGTCCTGGGTTTTGCCTACTTTTGGCTCCTGGTGCCCGACCCTGAGATGCGGCTTCAGCACCTGGGCCTCTTCTGCAGTGTCTTCACCATCAGTATGTACCTCTCACCACTAGCTGACTTG GCCAAGGTCATTCGTACTAAATCAACCCAGCGTCTCTCCTTTTCACTCACCATTGCCACCCTCCTCACCTCTGCCTCCTGGACACTCTATGGGTTTCGACTAAGAGATCCCTACATTGTG GTGCCCAACCTTCCAGGAATTCTCACCAGCTTCATTCGCTTCTGGCTTTTTTGGAAGTAC CCCCAGGAACAAGACAGGAACTATCAGCTTCTACAAACCCGAGGGAGTTCACCTGACCACTGGGCACCTATAATACCAACCTATTACCAAAGAAACTTGTTTCAGCCACTGCTGCTGGTTAGCTCCACAGGGGCAGTGGTTTGTggtaaaggaaaagagaatgctTTGAGAATCCGGGGACTAAAGAAAGCTTTAGTTAGAAGATTGGATGGAACCTGGGAGAtgaattcactttttttctttttttttcaagattttgttttttacttttggaGGTGGGGGGAAATCTTTAGAATGTGCCTTAAAATAAAACTGTTCCCTACCCCTGCCCATCAAGGCTCCTTCTATATTCAGGGATAA
- the EFNA1 gene encoding ephrin-A1 isoform X2, translating into MEFFWASFLGLCCSLAAANRHTVFWNSSNPKFWNEDYTVHVRIDDYLDIICPHYEDNSVPDAAMEQYTLYLVEHEQYQLCQPQPKDHARWFCKSPKAKHGPEKLSEKFHRFTGFTLSKDFKEGHSYYYISKPIHHQEDRCLRLKVMIAGKITHSPQAHPNAQEKRLPADDPEVQVLHSIGHSAAPRLFPLAWAVLLLPFLLLQIP; encoded by the exons ATGGAGTTCTTCTGGGCCTCTTTCTTGGGTCTGTGCTGCAGTCTGGCCGCTGCTAACCGCCACACCGTCTTCTGGAACAGTTCAAACCCCAA GTTTTGGAATGAGGACTACACAGTACATGTGCGGATAGATGACTACCTGGACATCATCTGTCCTCATTACGAGGATAACTCTGTGCCAGATGCGGCCATGGAGCAGTACACACTGTACCTGGTGGAGCACGAGCAGTACCAGCTGTGCCAACCCCAACCCAAGGACCATGCCCGCTGGTTCTGCAAGAGTCCCAAAGCCAAGCATGGCCCGGAGAAGCTGTCTGAGAAGTTCCACCGCTTCACAGGGTTTACCCTCAGCAAGGATTTCAAAGAGGGACACAGCTACTACTACATCT CCAAGCCCATCCACCACCAGGAAGACCGTTGCTTGAGGCTGAAGGTGATGATCGCTGGCAAAATCA CTCACAGCCCTCAGGCTCATCCCAATGCACAAGAGAAGAGACTTCCAGCAG ATGACCCGGAGGTGCAGGTCCTGCATAGCATCGGGCACAGCGCCGCCCCTCGCCTCTTCCCACTAGCCTGGGCTGTGCTGCTCCTGCCATTCCTGCTGCTGCAAATCCCGTGA
- the EFNA1 gene encoding ephrin-A1 isoform X1, giving the protein MEFFWASFLGLCCSLAAANRHTVFWNSSNPKFWNEDYTVHVRIDDYLDIICPHYEDNSVPDAAMEQYTLYLVEHEQYQLCQPQPKDHARWFCKSPKAKHGPEKLSEKFHRFTGFTLSKDFKEGHSYYYISKPIHHQEDRCLRLKVMIAGKITHSPQAHPNAQEKRLPAGRGRGNLAGLRASASSRATHLGGLCPLVSQMTRRCRSCIASGTAPPLASSH; this is encoded by the exons ATGGAGTTCTTCTGGGCCTCTTTCTTGGGTCTGTGCTGCAGTCTGGCCGCTGCTAACCGCCACACCGTCTTCTGGAACAGTTCAAACCCCAA GTTTTGGAATGAGGACTACACAGTACATGTGCGGATAGATGACTACCTGGACATCATCTGTCCTCATTACGAGGATAACTCTGTGCCAGATGCGGCCATGGAGCAGTACACACTGTACCTGGTGGAGCACGAGCAGTACCAGCTGTGCCAACCCCAACCCAAGGACCATGCCCGCTGGTTCTGCAAGAGTCCCAAAGCCAAGCATGGCCCGGAGAAGCTGTCTGAGAAGTTCCACCGCTTCACAGGGTTTACCCTCAGCAAGGATTTCAAAGAGGGACACAGCTACTACTACATCT CCAAGCCCATCCACCACCAGGAAGACCGTTGCTTGAGGCTGAAGGTGATGATCGCTGGCAAAATCA CTCACAGCCCTCAGGCTCATCCCAATGCACAAGAGAAGAGACTTCCAGCAG gcaggggcagggggaaCCTCGCTGGACTGAGGGCCAGTGCCAGCAGTAGGGCCACTCACCTGGGAGGCCTTTGCCCTCTCGTCTCGCAGATGACCCGGAGGTGCAGGTCCTGCATAGCATCGGGCACAGCGCCGCCCCTCGCCTCTTCCCACTAG